One window from the genome of Novipirellula caenicola encodes:
- a CDS encoding YqaE/Pmp3 family membrane protein, with product MSFIRLLIAFILPPAAVYVQFGIGKYFWINCLLTLCGIVPGILHAVYIMAARPPGLTRLERSPG from the coding sequence ATGAGCTTCATACGTCTACTAATTGCATTCATCTTGCCCCCTGCCGCGGTGTACGTGCAATTTGGCATCGGCAAGTATTTTTGGATCAACTGTCTATTGACGCTTTGTGGGATCGTTCCAGGCATCCTGCACGCCGTCTACATCATGGCTGCACGACCGCCGGGTTTGACGAGATTGGAACGCAGTCCGGGGTGA
- a CDS encoding superoxide dismutase family protein → MRLRLFPVLGLSVLLLTGCNQDVDDATNQDVTPELEASSLDTRDITDADSNTTIKAMCELVPIGDSKVKGAVSFTQQGDVVQVRGEVTGLTPGKHGFHIHEHGDLSDKETGKSAGGHFNPTDQPHGKMTDQKRHVGDLGNIEANEEGIALIEIDDSVISLSGEHSIVGRALVIHAGEDKFTQPSGDAGDRVAFGKIEKQSE, encoded by the coding sequence ATGCGCTTGCGACTTTTTCCTGTGTTGGGGCTGTCAGTACTGCTGTTGACGGGATGCAATCAAGACGTTGACGATGCCACGAATCAAGACGTGACACCTGAGCTGGAAGCCTCGTCGCTTGATACTCGTGATATCACCGATGCCGACTCGAACACGACCATCAAAGCGATGTGCGAATTGGTGCCGATTGGTGACAGTAAAGTGAAGGGAGCGGTTAGCTTTACCCAGCAAGGGGATGTGGTCCAGGTTCGTGGCGAGGTCACTGGATTGACTCCCGGCAAACATGGTTTTCACATCCATGAACATGGCGATCTGTCGGACAAAGAAACGGGCAAATCCGCGGGCGGACATTTCAACCCAACCGATCAACCGCACGGAAAGATGACCGATCAGAAACGCCACGTGGGTGATCTTGGCAATATCGAAGCGAACGAGGAAGGCATTGCGCTTATCGAAATCGACGACTCGGTGATTTCGTTAAGCGGCGAGCATTCGATCGTCGGGCGGGCGCTCGTGATCCATGCCGGTGAAGACAAGTTCACGCAGCCAAGTGGCGATGCAGGAGATCGAGTCGCGTTCGGCAAGATCGAAAAGCAATCGGAATAA
- the smc gene encoding chromosome segregation protein SMC, giving the protein MLKALELAGFKSFADRTRFDFPDGITVVVGPNGSGKSNIVDAIKWVLGSQSAKSLRGKDMSDVIFKGSQTRGPAASAEATIVFDNADGSLPVDAPEVHVTRRVYRSGEAEYLINNQAVRLKDVKALIRGTGIGIDAYSLIEQGKVDRMLQANAKDRRAIFEEAAGISRFKAKKIEAERRLVRVQQNLTRLGDIVDEVASRLKSLRSQASKAERYRQASDRLKELRTQVAWTDWADLSNELEKFEQDLTDAVARHQELQTLRESMTEQRQAADMKLQTIAEQARAIEEKRSSALQRIAELNGRRSADNAAIKDLRSSIAKSLVRVRLLQNQAGSAAAELRNANERLAQYESELAAVQQRGSEAESRRDKIQVEVDEVRKKRDEVQQKHLALVRRAADLEASRQRSEQQIAEVTRLLANLGKRIATAKASLSEAEKESELAKNRVASLDKQIEDAAKEVGLADAKLQESRRTLARRREETSALKVRLQGVTERLSVLLDLHRRQEGVSGGVQAILQEMSGSDDPIAKTMHGIVAECFEVDTHVAPLIDAALGTRAQYVIVSGGNLQDAILSGKFKINSRVGLIRLDELPRRRPGDRIRLDGLKGVIGRGDRMIKCDAMFEPLARHLLSSTWLVDSLATALGLRKLSGAGLRFVTATGELLETDGTVVVGPANISTGLVSRRSQITAAEQEIKHYQFQLKETEAESERLASLVDDQAAELGRIEQKHRSQITERAAAVADLRHAQERYQSLKTAYDELDAEVAAADQTRTTAEREYAAMGSRIASGQQEIETLEMEAAEIDEMLSGAQTELQSATSEVMAISVDIARAEQKYEALSTTMQQQRRDQSQREAAVAEVRSQAEQGRVRLDELTLRVLEATSRLATLSWESDASTHELASLAEAAAKVRAENRQIVKASEDAIKQTSVASEAVHSITAKRDNAKVRRDTLADRLLEDYEIDLRNSEPPEDLEAPEDRKAVEDEITELRAQLQRTSSVNMEALEELEGLQSRYDELHGQYQDLTAAKDSLQRIIGRINADSRRLFLDTLEAIRQNFQKLYRKSFGGGHADLILEENEDPLEAGVEIVATPPGKPSFSNSLLSGGEKALTAVALLMSIFQYRPSPFCVLDEVDAPFDEANIGRFVTVLNEFLDHSKFVVVTHSKKTMTAATTLYGVTMQESGVSKQVSIRFEDVSEDGEINEGEAA; this is encoded by the coding sequence GGGATCGCAGAGCGCCAAGAGCCTGCGGGGCAAGGACATGTCCGACGTGATCTTCAAGGGATCACAAACCCGCGGTCCGGCGGCATCGGCCGAAGCGACCATCGTTTTTGACAATGCCGACGGCTCGCTGCCCGTGGACGCCCCGGAAGTCCACGTCACCCGCCGCGTCTATCGCAGTGGCGAAGCGGAATACCTGATCAACAACCAAGCCGTCCGACTGAAAGACGTCAAAGCCCTGATCCGCGGCACCGGCATCGGGATCGACGCCTATAGTTTGATCGAACAGGGCAAGGTCGACCGCATGCTGCAGGCGAACGCCAAAGATCGCCGGGCGATTTTCGAAGAAGCTGCCGGGATCAGCCGCTTCAAAGCCAAAAAAATCGAGGCGGAACGGCGACTCGTTCGTGTCCAACAAAACCTGACCCGACTTGGCGACATCGTTGACGAAGTCGCGTCGCGGCTAAAATCGCTGCGTAGCCAAGCCAGCAAGGCCGAACGTTATCGACAAGCCTCGGACCGACTGAAGGAACTGAGGACGCAAGTCGCGTGGACCGATTGGGCCGATCTATCGAACGAGCTCGAAAAGTTCGAACAAGACCTGACCGACGCCGTCGCTCGTCATCAAGAATTGCAGACGCTTCGCGAATCGATGACCGAGCAGCGACAGGCTGCCGACATGAAATTGCAAACGATCGCCGAGCAAGCGCGTGCGATCGAAGAGAAACGCTCGTCGGCCTTGCAGCGGATCGCTGAACTCAATGGACGACGCTCGGCTGACAACGCTGCGATCAAGGACTTGCGATCGAGCATTGCTAAATCACTGGTTCGTGTTCGGTTGCTGCAAAACCAAGCCGGCTCGGCCGCGGCGGAACTGCGAAACGCCAACGAGCGTCTTGCTCAGTACGAATCCGAATTGGCGGCGGTGCAACAACGAGGCAGCGAAGCCGAATCGCGACGAGACAAGATTCAAGTCGAAGTCGACGAGGTTCGCAAAAAACGCGACGAAGTCCAACAGAAACATCTCGCGCTCGTTCGTCGTGCTGCCGATCTCGAAGCATCACGACAACGCAGCGAACAACAGATTGCCGAAGTCACTCGGTTGTTGGCCAATTTGGGCAAACGGATCGCCACCGCCAAAGCGTCGCTGAGTGAAGCCGAAAAAGAATCTGAACTGGCGAAGAACCGCGTTGCATCGCTCGACAAGCAAATCGAAGATGCGGCCAAAGAAGTCGGGCTGGCCGACGCTAAGCTGCAAGAGAGTCGACGCACGTTGGCACGGCGACGCGAAGAAACATCGGCACTGAAAGTACGATTGCAAGGGGTCACCGAGCGGTTGAGCGTGCTGTTGGACCTGCATCGCCGTCAGGAAGGTGTTTCCGGAGGCGTCCAAGCGATCCTGCAAGAAATGAGCGGTTCGGACGACCCGATCGCCAAGACGATGCACGGCATTGTCGCCGAGTGTTTTGAAGTGGACACCCACGTGGCTCCGCTGATTGATGCCGCACTCGGTACGCGAGCTCAATACGTGATCGTCAGCGGTGGTAATTTGCAAGACGCGATCTTGTCGGGCAAATTTAAAATCAACAGCCGCGTCGGACTGATTCGACTCGATGAATTGCCACGTCGACGCCCCGGCGACCGGATCCGGTTGGATGGACTCAAAGGGGTCATCGGGCGTGGTGACCGAATGATCAAGTGCGATGCGATGTTCGAACCGCTTGCGCGACATCTACTTAGCAGCACTTGGTTGGTCGATTCGCTGGCCACGGCATTGGGGTTACGGAAACTCAGCGGTGCGGGACTGCGATTCGTCACCGCAACCGGCGAATTGCTGGAAACCGACGGCACCGTTGTCGTCGGACCGGCCAACATCTCGACGGGCCTGGTGAGCCGTCGTAGCCAAATCACGGCCGCCGAGCAAGAAATCAAACACTACCAATTCCAATTAAAAGAAACCGAGGCGGAATCCGAGCGATTGGCTTCGTTGGTGGACGACCAAGCCGCCGAACTCGGACGCATCGAGCAGAAACACCGCAGCCAAATCACCGAGCGAGCAGCGGCGGTCGCCGATCTGCGTCATGCGCAAGAGCGGTATCAGTCGCTCAAAACGGCGTACGATGAACTCGATGCCGAAGTCGCCGCGGCCGACCAAACTCGTACGACCGCCGAGCGTGAATACGCTGCCATGGGCAGTCGCATCGCCAGCGGCCAACAAGAGATCGAAACACTCGAAATGGAAGCCGCCGAGATTGACGAGATGCTCTCGGGCGCCCAAACCGAATTGCAATCGGCCACCAGCGAAGTGATGGCGATCTCGGTTGACATCGCTCGTGCGGAACAAAAGTACGAGGCGCTCTCGACCACGATGCAGCAACAGCGTCGCGACCAAAGCCAACGCGAAGCCGCCGTGGCCGAAGTCCGTAGCCAAGCCGAACAAGGACGAGTGCGGCTCGACGAACTGACGCTGCGAGTGCTCGAGGCCACCAGTCGGCTAGCGACGCTCAGCTGGGAATCGGATGCCAGCACGCACGAGCTTGCGTCGCTCGCCGAAGCGGCGGCAAAGGTTCGTGCCGAGAATCGCCAAATCGTCAAAGCCAGCGAAGACGCGATCAAGCAAACCAGTGTGGCCAGTGAAGCGGTCCATTCGATTACGGCTAAACGCGATAACGCAAAAGTCCGCCGCGATACGTTGGCCGACCGATTGCTCGAAGACTACGAGATCGACCTTCGCAACTCCGAACCTCCAGAGGATCTCGAAGCCCCCGAAGATCGCAAGGCGGTCGAAGACGAAATCACCGAACTACGCGCCCAGTTGCAGCGCACCAGTAGCGTCAACATGGAAGCACTCGAAGAACTCGAGGGGCTGCAATCACGCTACGATGAACTGCACGGCCAATACCAAGATTTGACTGCCGCCAAAGACTCGCTGCAACGAATCATTGGCCGGATCAACGCCGACAGCCGACGATTGTTCCTGGATACGCTCGAAGCCATTCGCCAGAACTTTCAAAAGCTTTATCGCAAATCGTTCGGCGGGGGCCACGCCGATTTGATCCTCGAAGAAAACGAAGATCCACTCGAAGCGGGTGTCGAGATTGTCGCCACCCCGCCTGGTAAGCCAAGCTTCAGCAACTCACTGCTTTCCGGTGGTGAAAAGGCGTTGACGGCGGTTGCGCTGCTGATGTCGATCTTCCAGTATCGCCCCAGTCCGTTTTGTGTGCTGGACGAAGTCGACGCACCGTTTGACGAAGCGAACATTGGTCGTTTCGTAACGGTGCTGAATGAGTTCTTGGACCACTCGAAGTTTGTCGTGGTCACGCACAGTAAAAAGACGATGACCGCAGCGACCACCTTGTACGGCGTCACGATGCAAGAGTCGGGCGTCAGCAAGCAGGTCTCGATCCGCTTCGAAGATGTCAGCGAAGACGGCGAGATCAACGAAGGCGAAGCGGCTTAA